A section of the Streptomyces xinghaiensis S187 genome encodes:
- a CDS encoding TVP38/TMEM64 family protein codes for MHHPAAQPLGLPARTARVLLSPWSRLVLLVVLVGCAATAVAVLEPHRLLTAGWPPRISGGGAVVLFAAAYGLCTAALLPRPVLNLAGGALFGSQFGLVATIAGTVIGAGIAFVLGRALGQDALRPLLRGRWLSAADRQLSEHGFRSVLAVRLFPGVPFAAANYCAAVSRMRLLPFLLATGLGSIPNTAAYVIAGSSAATPTSPAFLIAMGFIAISGLTALAVAWRKRGRLRSA; via the coding sequence ATGCACCACCCCGCCGCTCAGCCCCTCGGCCTCCCCGCTCGTACGGCCAGGGTCCTGCTCTCCCCGTGGTCCCGGCTCGTTCTGCTCGTGGTCCTCGTCGGCTGCGCCGCGACGGCCGTCGCCGTGCTGGAACCGCACCGGCTCCTCACCGCGGGCTGGCCGCCACGGATCTCCGGCGGCGGTGCCGTGGTGCTCTTCGCCGCCGCGTACGGGCTCTGCACGGCCGCGCTGCTGCCCCGCCCGGTGCTGAACCTGGCCGGAGGCGCCCTGTTCGGCTCGCAGTTCGGGCTGGTGGCCACCATCGCCGGCACGGTGATCGGGGCGGGCATCGCGTTCGTCCTCGGCCGTGCCCTCGGCCAGGACGCCCTGCGGCCGTTGCTGCGCGGCCGCTGGCTGTCCGCCGCCGACCGGCAGCTCAGCGAGCACGGGTTCCGTTCCGTTCTCGCGGTGCGCCTCTTCCCCGGGGTGCCCTTCGCGGCGGCCAACTACTGCGCCGCGGTGTCCCGGATGCGGCTGCTGCCGTTCCTGCTCGCCACCGGTCTCGGCAGCATCCCCAACACGGCGGCGTACGTGATCGCCGGCAGCAGTGCCGCCACCCCGACGTCTCCGGCCTTTCTGATCGCGATGGGGTTCATCGCGATCAGCGGGCTCACCGCCCTGGCCGTCGCCTGGCGCAAACGCGGACGGCTGCGCTCCGCCTGA
- a CDS encoding N-acetylmuramoyl-L-alanine amidase produces the protein MHPGTLPRTRGRKVLLGIAAATALALAAPSAAAAPETGPGPVNRAFSQAAEEFGVPRDLLVAVAFGETRLDGHDGEPSHAGGYGVMHLVSSPRRHTLEEAAGLTGTSERELRHDNTANIRGGAAVLESYADRTGVSERDRDRPAAWYPAVARYGSPGDLRMGRFYADTVYRILEAGVRARTSQGERVTTPGRKVRPERGRYTDVPPPAPGPTEEPDPRGADYPPARWVPAHPGNYRAGRSAAIDTVIVHVAQGTYTGTVNWFRNPASRVSAHYVVRSSDGEVTQMVRDADTAWHARDANPRSLGIEHEGYVADATWFTDALYRASAALTAHLCDTHGIPKDRRHIVGHTEVPGNSHTDPGPHWDWDRYMELVNGG, from the coding sequence ATGCACCCCGGCACCCTCCCGCGGACCCGCGGACGCAAGGTCCTGCTCGGCATCGCCGCCGCCACGGCTCTCGCCCTCGCCGCCCCCTCCGCCGCGGCGGCCCCGGAGACCGGGCCCGGGCCCGTGAACCGGGCCTTCTCGCAGGCCGCCGAGGAGTTCGGCGTCCCGCGGGATCTGCTCGTGGCCGTCGCCTTCGGGGAGACCCGGCTCGACGGGCACGACGGCGAGCCCAGCCACGCCGGCGGATACGGCGTGATGCACCTGGTGAGCAGCCCCCGGCGGCACACCCTGGAGGAGGCGGCCGGGCTCACCGGCACCTCCGAGCGGGAGCTGCGCCACGACAACACGGCCAACATCCGCGGCGGCGCCGCCGTACTGGAGTCGTACGCGGACCGGACCGGGGTGAGCGAACGGGACCGGGACCGGCCCGCGGCCTGGTACCCGGCCGTCGCCCGGTACGGCAGCCCGGGCGATCTCCGGATGGGCCGGTTCTACGCCGACACGGTCTACCGGATCCTCGAAGCCGGTGTGCGCGCCCGCACCAGCCAGGGCGAACGCGTCACCACTCCCGGGCGGAAGGTGCGTCCCGAGCGCGGCCGCTACACGGACGTGCCGCCGCCCGCGCCCGGCCCCACGGAGGAGCCGGACCCCCGCGGCGCGGACTACCCGCCGGCCCGCTGGGTCCCCGCCCATCCCGGCAACTACCGCGCGGGCCGCTCCGCCGCGATCGACACGGTCATCGTCCATGTCGCGCAGGGCACGTACACCGGCACCGTGAACTGGTTCCGCAACCCGGCCTCCAGGGTCAGCGCCCACTACGTCGTCCGCTCCTCGGACGGCGAGGTGACGCAGATGGTGCGGGACGCGGACACCGCCTGGCACGCCCGGGACGCCAACCCCCGGTCCCTCGGCATCGAGCACGAGGGCTACGTCGCCGACGCCACCTGGTTCACCGACGCCCTGTACCGCGCCTCGGCCGCCCTGACCGCCCACCTCTGCGACACCCACGGCATCCCGAAGGACCGCCGGCACATCGTCGGGCACACCGAGGTGCCCGGCAACAGCCACACCGACCCGGGTCCGCACTGGGACTGGGACCGCTACATGGAGCTGGTGAACGGCGGCTGA
- a CDS encoding ATP-binding protein — protein MTQYAPEAVFWCLVAGLLAALVLLVRQRGITKALRRHAAALEDGLRARDQEARHLVEVRLPAMESSQAQPGPMPGLLHDRLEGTSFAESLQTVIDLFTGAADRARTRADQSAKAALKSSMRALQGLANEQQLAITDMQDHHDNPHVLQDLLEIDHANAQFGRRAQGIAVLCGSWPGRQRAASSLVDVVRGAKGRIRDYRRVEVHAQVDLAVVSRAVEPVVLAVAELLDNAARHSQPNTQVEVTLRAAHNGTAIVIDDAGVGMDDREIQKATLLLSGRQDIDINRLGDPPQFGFAVIGVLAARYGFSVSVDTRSPYGGVRAVLFLPKELLTSVITETPDSADERTGPAAAAPAPAAVTAEPAPAAPAPAPAAAAPAPPAPAEAEQEAPEPAPASTALGLPKRRRREPVPEHVAATRAPVAQPGAEPPPARPAHETASRMGAFARGTRSGRLSSPDDEGTPQR, from the coding sequence ATGACTCAATACGCACCGGAGGCGGTTTTCTGGTGCCTTGTCGCCGGTCTGCTCGCCGCCCTGGTCCTGCTGGTCCGCCAGCGGGGCATCACCAAGGCTCTGCGCAGGCACGCGGCAGCACTGGAGGACGGTCTCCGCGCCCGTGACCAAGAGGCCCGGCACCTGGTGGAGGTCCGCCTCCCCGCGATGGAATCCTCGCAGGCCCAGCCGGGTCCCATGCCGGGACTGCTCCACGACCGGCTGGAAGGCACCTCCTTCGCCGAAAGCCTGCAGACGGTGATCGACCTGTTCACCGGCGCCGCCGACCGGGCCCGGACCCGCGCCGACCAGTCGGCCAAGGCCGCCCTCAAGTCGTCGATGCGCGCCCTGCAGGGACTGGCGAACGAGCAGCAGCTCGCCATCACCGACATGCAGGACCACCACGACAACCCGCACGTCCTCCAGGATCTGCTGGAGATCGACCACGCGAACGCCCAGTTCGGCCGGCGTGCCCAGGGCATCGCGGTGCTGTGCGGCTCCTGGCCGGGCCGGCAGCGCGCCGCCTCCTCGCTGGTCGACGTCGTCCGGGGCGCCAAGGGCCGGATCCGGGACTACCGCCGGGTCGAGGTCCACGCGCAGGTCGACCTGGCCGTGGTGAGCCGGGCCGTGGAACCGGTGGTGCTCGCCGTCGCCGAGCTCCTCGACAACGCGGCGCGCCACTCCCAGCCCAACACCCAGGTCGAGGTGACCCTCCGGGCCGCGCACAACGGCACCGCCATCGTGATCGACGACGCCGGTGTCGGCATGGACGACCGGGAGATCCAGAAGGCGACCCTGCTGCTCTCCGGCCGCCAGGACATCGACATCAACCGGCTCGGCGACCCGCCGCAGTTCGGCTTCGCCGTGATCGGCGTCCTCGCGGCCCGGTACGGGTTCAGCGTGTCCGTCGACACGCGGTCACCCTACGGGGGCGTCCGGGCCGTGCTGTTCCTCCCGAAGGAGCTGCTCACCAGCGTGATCACCGAGACCCCCGACTCGGCGGACGAGCGGACCGGGCCCGCGGCCGCCGCACCGGCCCCCGCCGCCGTGACCGCCGAGCCCGCTCCCGCCGCACCGGCACCGGCCCCCGCCGCGGCCGCACCGGCCCCGCCCGCGCCCGCAGAGGCAGAGCAGGAGGCGCCCGAGCCGGCCCCCGCCTCCACGGCGCTCGGCCTGCCCAAGCGGCGCCGCCGGGAGCCCGTACCGGAGCACGTGGCCGCCACCCGCGCCCCCGTGGCGCAGCCCGGCGCCGAGCCGCCCCCGGCCCGCCCGGCCCACGAAACCGCCTCCCGCATGGGTGCCTTCGCGCGTGGCACCCGTTCCGGCCGTCTCTCCTCCCCGGACGATGAAGGGACCCCCCAGCGATGA
- a CDS encoding GTP-binding protein yields the protein MGSALASDHVYLPDTVSTAAKILVVGHFAVGKTTFVGTLSEIRPLRTEETLSEAGAHIDDLAGVPEKSTTTVAMDFGRLTLSEELVLYLFGAPGQKRFTRLWRDMTHGALGALVLADTRRLDQSFDVMGLLEEHAVPYAVAVNRFDDAPSYPEEEIREALDLLPETPLVTCDARDRISSTHALIALVQYLQTRLAQENM from the coding sequence ATGGGCTCCGCGCTCGCCTCTGACCACGTCTATCTCCCGGATACGGTCAGCACCGCGGCCAAGATCCTCGTCGTCGGGCACTTCGCCGTCGGCAAGACCACCTTCGTGGGCACCCTCTCGGAGATCCGGCCGCTGCGCACCGAGGAGACGCTGTCGGAGGCCGGTGCCCACATCGACGACCTCGCCGGGGTCCCGGAGAAGTCCACGACCACCGTGGCCATGGACTTCGGCCGGCTGACGCTCAGCGAGGAACTGGTGCTCTATCTGTTCGGGGCGCCCGGGCAGAAGCGCTTCACCCGGCTCTGGCGGGACATGACCCACGGCGCCCTCGGGGCGCTGGTGCTCGCCGACACCCGCAGACTCGACCAGTCCTTCGACGTCATGGGGCTCCTGGAGGAGCACGCCGTGCCGTACGCCGTGGCGGTCAACCGCTTCGACGACGCCCCCTCCTACCCCGAGGAGGAGATCCGGGAAGCCCTCGACCTGCTTCCCGAGACCCCGCTGGTCACCTGTGACGCCCGGGACCGGATCTCCTCCACGCACGCCCTGATCGCTCTCGTCCAGTACCTCCAGACCCGTCTCGCGCAGGAGAACATGTGA
- a CDS encoding undecaprenyl-diphosphate phosphatase: MSWFESLILGLVQGLTEFLPISSSAHLRLTAAFADWQDPGAAFTAITQIGTEAAVLIYFRKDIGRILSAWTRSLTDKAMRSDQDARMGWLVIVGSIPIGVLGLTLKDQIEGPFRDLRLIATTLIVLGIVLGIADRLAARDETGGRHRVARERKTLKDLGVRDGLIFGFAQAMALVPGVSRSGATISGGLFMGYTREAAARYSFLLAIPAVLASGAYELKEIGGDSHVSWGPTILATVVAFFVGYAVIAWFMKFITTRSFMPFVIYRIVLGAVLFALIAAGVLDPLAGESAG; the protein is encoded by the coding sequence ATGTCCTGGTTCGAATCACTCATCCTCGGGCTCGTCCAGGGGTTGACCGAGTTCCTTCCGATCTCCTCCAGTGCCCATCTGCGGCTCACCGCGGCCTTCGCCGACTGGCAGGATCCCGGAGCGGCCTTCACGGCGATCACCCAGATCGGCACCGAGGCCGCGGTGCTGATCTACTTCCGGAAGGACATCGGGCGCATCCTCTCCGCCTGGACGCGGTCGCTGACCGACAAGGCGATGCGCTCCGACCAGGACGCCAGGATGGGCTGGCTGGTGATCGTCGGCTCCATCCCGATCGGTGTGCTCGGCCTGACCCTCAAGGACCAGATCGAGGGCCCGTTCCGCGATCTGCGGCTGATCGCCACCACCCTCATCGTGCTGGGCATCGTCCTGGGGATCGCCGACCGGCTGGCGGCCCGTGACGAGACGGGCGGCCGGCACCGGGTCGCCAGGGAGCGGAAGACCCTGAAGGACCTCGGCGTCCGCGACGGCCTGATCTTCGGCTTCGCCCAGGCCATGGCGCTGGTCCCCGGCGTCTCCCGGTCCGGCGCGACGATCAGCGGCGGCCTCTTCATGGGCTACACCCGCGAGGCGGCGGCCCGTTACTCGTTCCTGCTGGCCATCCCGGCGGTGCTGGCCTCCGGCGCCTATGAGCTGAAGGAGATCGGCGGCGACAGCCATGTCTCCTGGGGGCCGACGATCCTGGCCACGGTCGTCGCCTTCTTCGTCGGTTACGCCGTCATCGCCTGGTTCATGAAGTTCATCACCACCAGGAGCTTCATGCCCTTCGTGATCTACCGGATAGTCCTCGGCGCCGTCCTCTTCGCCCTGATCGCCGCCGGCGTCCTCGACCCTCTCGCGGGCGAGTCCGCCGGCTGA
- the tuf gene encoding elongation factor Tu, with product MPKQAYIRTKPHLNIGTMGHVDHGKTTLTAAITKVLSEHGSGSFVPLDRIDRAPEEAARGITINVAHVEYETGTRHYAHVDMPGHADYIKNMVTGAAQLDGAILVVSAVDGIMPQTAEHVLLARQVGVRHIVVALNKADAGEPELTDLVELEVRELLSAHGFPGETTPVVRVSGLRALEGDPRWTGAIEALLDAVDTWVPVPLRFTEAPFLLPVENVLTITGRGTVVTGAVERGRVRLGDRVEVLGAGLETTVTGVETFGKPMESAEAGDNIALLLRGVQRDAVRRGHVVAAPGSVTPRRRFTAAVRLLSPAEGGRGTPVTGGYRPQFHIRTADVVGELGLGDAAVALPGETVTVTVELGRAVPLEPGLGFAIREGGRTVGAGTVTAVAE from the coding sequence ATGCCCAAGCAGGCTTACATCCGCACCAAGCCGCACCTCAACATCGGCACCATGGGCCATGTCGACCACGGCAAGACCACCCTGACCGCCGCGATCACCAAGGTGCTCAGCGAGCACGGCTCCGGTTCCTTCGTGCCGCTCGACCGTATCGACCGGGCGCCCGAGGAGGCGGCGCGCGGCATCACCATCAACGTCGCGCACGTCGAGTACGAGACGGGCACCCGGCACTACGCCCATGTCGACATGCCCGGCCACGCCGACTACATCAAGAACATGGTCACCGGGGCCGCCCAGCTCGACGGGGCGATCCTCGTCGTCTCGGCGGTCGACGGGATCATGCCGCAGACCGCCGAGCACGTGCTGCTCGCCCGGCAGGTCGGCGTCCGCCACATCGTCGTCGCGCTCAACAAGGCGGACGCCGGCGAGCCGGAGCTGACCGACCTGGTGGAGCTGGAGGTGCGCGAACTGCTGTCCGCGCACGGCTTCCCCGGCGAGACCACCCCCGTCGTCCGGGTCTCCGGACTGCGGGCGCTGGAGGGCGACCCGCGGTGGACCGGCGCGATCGAGGCACTGCTCGACGCGGTGGACACCTGGGTGCCCGTCCCGCTCCGCTTCACCGAGGCGCCGTTCCTGCTGCCGGTGGAGAACGTCCTGACCATCACCGGCCGCGGAACGGTCGTCACCGGCGCCGTCGAGCGCGGCCGGGTGCGGCTCGGTGACCGGGTCGAGGTGCTCGGGGCCGGGCTGGAGACCACCGTGACCGGGGTCGAGACGTTCGGCAAGCCGATGGAGTCGGCCGAGGCGGGGGACAACATCGCGCTGCTGCTGCGCGGGGTCCAGCGTGACGCGGTCCGCCGCGGGCACGTCGTCGCCGCGCCCGGCAGCGTCACCCCGCGGCGGCGGTTCACCGCGGCCGTACGCCTGCTGTCCCCGGCGGAGGGCGGCCGCGGCACCCCGGTGACCGGCGGCTACCGGCCGCAGTTCCACATCCGCACGGCGGACGTGGTCGGCGAGCTCGGCCTGGGCGACGCGGCCGTGGCCCTGCCGGGCGAGACGGTCACCGTCACCGTGGAGCTGGGGCGCGCGGTGCCGCTGGAGCCGGGCCTCGGCTTCGCGATCCGCGAGGGCGGGCGCACGGTCGGCGCCGGAACGGTGACGGCCGTGGCGGAGTAG
- a CDS encoding flavin reductase family protein, which produces MRIDFDPAALGRNPFYKFMNAVVVPRPIAWISTTSADGVDNLAPHSYFTVSCIDPPIVQFTSVGRKDSLNNVEATGSFVVNLAPEHLFEQINATSTDFPPGISEFDAVGIAREPSTRVKPPRVAASPAALECELHSTVRLGDSTVVFGRVVHAAVSESVLVDGHPEVTRLRPLTRLGKDEWGTMGELLEITRVPYAEWRNGPGRTGGAG; this is translated from the coding sequence ATGCGCATCGACTTCGATCCCGCCGCCCTCGGCAGGAACCCCTTCTACAAATTCATGAACGCGGTGGTCGTGCCCCGGCCGATCGCCTGGATTTCCACGACGTCGGCGGACGGCGTGGACAATCTTGCCCCGCACTCCTATTTCACCGTCTCCTGCATCGATCCGCCGATCGTGCAGTTCACCTCCGTCGGCCGCAAGGACTCGCTCAACAATGTGGAGGCGACCGGTTCCTTCGTGGTCAATCTTGCCCCCGAGCACCTCTTCGAGCAGATCAACGCCACCTCCACCGACTTCCCGCCCGGCATCAGCGAGTTCGACGCCGTGGGCATCGCCCGCGAGCCCAGCACGCGGGTCAAGCCCCCGCGCGTGGCCGCCTCCCCGGCCGCGCTGGAGTGCGAACTGCACAGCACCGTCCGGCTCGGTGACAGCACGGTCGTCTTCGGCCGCGTGGTCCACGCGGCGGTCTCCGAGAGCGTGCTCGTGGACGGCCACCCCGAGGTGACGAGGCTGCGGCCGCTCACCCGGCTCGGCAAGGACGAGTGGGGAACCATGGGCGAGCTCCTGGAGATCACCCGCGTTCCGTACGCGGAGTGGCGGAACGGCCCCGGCCGCACCGGTGGCGCCGGCTGA
- a CDS encoding patatin-like phospholipase family protein → MAETALVLGGGGLTGIGWEAGVLAGLAEAGADPGVADVVIGTSAGSVVGAQLTSGSVTPEQLYERQLVDPRGEVAGRVGPAVMSRYALAALRSRDTRAFGRRMGRLALATRTAAGEADRRAVIGRRLLSHAWPERRLLITAVDAATGEFRVFDAASGVGIVDAVAASCAVPGVWPPVTIGGRHWIDGGVRSSANADVAEGCRRVLILAPMAGGGGPVPTVRAQAERLAAGGARVELITPDRSARAAFGRNPLDPARRAAAARAGRAQAAAHAAAVKALWRE, encoded by the coding sequence ATGGCGGAGACGGCACTGGTGCTCGGCGGCGGAGGGCTCACCGGGATCGGCTGGGAGGCCGGTGTCCTGGCCGGGCTGGCCGAGGCCGGCGCCGACCCGGGCGTGGCGGACGTGGTGATCGGCACCTCCGCCGGGTCCGTCGTCGGCGCGCAGCTCACCTCCGGCAGCGTCACCCCCGAGCAGCTCTACGAGCGCCAACTCGTCGATCCCCGGGGCGAGGTGGCCGGACGGGTGGGACCGGCCGTGATGTCGCGCTACGCGCTCGCGGCCCTCCGCTCCCGCGACACCCGCGCCTTCGGCCGGCGCATGGGCCGGCTGGCCCTCGCCACCCGGACGGCGGCCGGCGAGGCGGACCGGCGGGCGGTCATCGGACGGCGGCTGCTCTCCCACGCCTGGCCGGAACGGCGGCTCCTGATCACCGCGGTCGACGCCGCCACCGGGGAGTTCCGGGTGTTCGACGCGGCGAGCGGCGTGGGGATCGTGGACGCGGTCGCCGCGAGCTGCGCCGTCCCGGGCGTCTGGCCGCCCGTCACCATCGGCGGCCGGCACTGGATCGACGGCGGCGTCCGGTCGAGCGCCAACGCCGACGTGGCCGAGGGCTGCCGCCGGGTCCTGATCCTCGCCCCGATGGCCGGCGGCGGCGGACCCGTCCCGACGGTGCGTGCCCAGGCGGAGCGGCTCGCGGCGGGCGGTGCCCGGGTCGAGCTCATCACCCCGGACCGGTCCGCCCGGGCCGCCTTCGGCCGCAACCCGCTGGACCCGGCGCGCCGGGCGGCCGCCGCCCGGGCGGGCCGTGCCCAGGCGGCGGCCCACGCGGCCGCGGTCAAGGCCCTCTGGCGGGAGTGA
- a CDS encoding roadblock/LC7 domain-containing protein yields MNPRTANELGWMLDEVLKVPEARHAILLSADGMLRAHSEGITRDEADRQAAALSGLQSISRSTAEFCAREESPWQQTLVEFASGYVFLIAAGTGAYLAVSASQNVDMEAVTYRMHKLVDRLGKELTSPPRHDAVSHAGGPA; encoded by the coding sequence ATGAACCCCCGTACGGCCAATGAACTGGGCTGGATGCTCGACGAGGTGCTGAAGGTGCCGGAGGCCCGGCACGCCATCCTGCTCTCCGCGGACGGCATGCTCCGGGCCCACTCCGAGGGCATCACCCGCGACGAGGCCGACCGGCAGGCGGCGGCGCTCTCCGGTCTCCAGTCGATCAGCCGCAGCACGGCCGAGTTCTGCGCCCGGGAGGAATCCCCGTGGCAGCAGACCCTGGTCGAGTTCGCCAGTGGCTACGTCTTCCTGATCGCCGCCGGCACGGGCGCCTATCTCGCGGTCTCCGCCTCCCAGAACGTGGACATGGAGGCCGTCACGTACCGGATGCACAAGCTGGTCGACCGCCTGGGCAAGGAGCTGACCAGTCCGCCCCGGCACGACGCGGTCTCCCACGCCGGCGGCCCGGCGTGA
- a CDS encoding spermidine synthase, whose translation MDEPIPVTRAVDFGTAKLMPDTDRPRAWLLTVDGAPQSYVDLDAPAHLEFEYARRIAHVLDSAAASAESARAGAGPDVLHLGGGALSLPRHVAATRPGARQTVVEADRALLRLVTEHLPLPPDSGIELHAADARAWLESAPPAACDLLVADVFGGSRVPAHLTSVEYARAAARVLRPGGVYTANLADAAPFGFLRSQLATLATVFDHLCLIAEPAVLRGRRFGNTILAASREELPVAELARRCAADPFPARVEHGGALDRLTAGAAVVRDGEAAPSPVPPEGAFSIG comes from the coding sequence GTGGACGAGCCGATACCGGTGACCCGGGCCGTGGACTTCGGCACGGCGAAACTCATGCCCGACACCGACCGGCCGCGTGCCTGGCTGCTCACCGTGGACGGCGCGCCGCAGTCGTACGTCGACCTCGACGCGCCCGCGCACCTGGAGTTCGAGTACGCGCGGCGGATCGCGCACGTCCTCGACTCCGCCGCCGCGAGCGCGGAGAGCGCCCGGGCCGGAGCAGGGCCGGACGTGCTGCACCTCGGCGGCGGCGCGCTGTCGCTGCCCCGCCATGTCGCCGCGACCCGCCCCGGCGCCCGGCAGACCGTCGTCGAAGCCGACCGGGCGTTGCTCCGTCTCGTCACCGAACACCTCCCGCTGCCCCCGGACAGCGGCATTGAACTGCACGCCGCCGACGCCCGAGCCTGGCTGGAGAGCGCGCCCCCGGCGGCCTGCGACCTGCTCGTCGCCGACGTCTTCGGCGGCTCCCGGGTGCCCGCGCACCTCACCTCCGTCGAGTACGCCCGGGCGGCCGCCCGTGTCCTGCGCCCCGGCGGGGTCTATACGGCCAACCTGGCGGACGCGGCCCCGTTCGGCTTCCTCCGCTCCCAACTGGCCACCCTCGCCACGGTGTTCGATCACCTCTGCCTGATCGCCGAACCCGCGGTGCTCCGCGGCCGGCGCTTCGGCAACACGATCCTGGCCGCCTCGCGGGAGGAACTGCCGGTGGCGGAGCTCGCCCGGCGCTGCGCCGCCGATCCCTTCCCGGCCCGGGTCGAGCACGGCGGCGCCCTGGACCGGCTGACGGCCGGCGCGGCCGTGGTGCGGGACGGGGAGGCCGCACCGTCACCCGTCCCGCCGGAGGGCGCCTTCAGCATCGGCTGA
- a CDS encoding MFS transporter, whose protein sequence is MPLARPARRPARSARPPWAGRNYTLLTAAAVVTGLGSSGALIAAAFAVLETGGSGTDVGLVAAARTVPLVLFLLVGGAVADRLPRHRVMVTANTLNCLSQGAFGVLVLTGEPGLWQMMLLSALGGTGHAFFAPAAEGMLLSSVSGEQAGRAFAFFRMGVNGANIGGAALGGALVASVGPGWVLVLDGAAFAVAAALRAFLDLRGMSERTPGRGLLSDLREGWREVSGRPWLWSVVLQFAVVNAVIAAAEAVYGPLVAEEHLGGARPWGLALAALGAGTVLGALLMTRWKPRRLLVTGALSVFVLALPSAALAIPVSAPVLSGVMFATGISIEIFGVTWMMALHQEIPEEKLSRVSSYDMFGSLAMVPVAVALAGPVAGMFGRSAALWGCSALIVLLTAAVLTVPDVRRLTRREHGGPEPVGVLAGPAAGPVPAVPAPAPRVGTENPGKNGGRRPG, encoded by the coding sequence ATGCCGCTAGCGCGCCCCGCACGCCGCCCCGCACGCTCCGCACGCCCCCCGTGGGCGGGCCGCAACTACACCCTGCTGACCGCCGCCGCCGTGGTCACCGGCCTCGGCAGCTCCGGGGCCCTGATCGCGGCGGCGTTCGCGGTCCTGGAAACGGGCGGCAGCGGTACGGACGTGGGGCTCGTCGCCGCGGCCCGCACGGTCCCGCTCGTCCTCTTCCTGCTCGTGGGGGGCGCCGTCGCGGACCGGCTGCCCCGGCACCGGGTGATGGTGACGGCCAACACCCTCAACTGCCTCTCCCAGGGCGCCTTCGGGGTTCTGGTGCTCACCGGCGAACCCGGGCTGTGGCAGATGATGCTGCTCTCGGCCCTCGGCGGCACCGGTCACGCGTTCTTCGCCCCGGCCGCGGAGGGCATGCTGCTCTCCAGCGTCTCCGGTGAACAGGCCGGACGCGCCTTCGCGTTCTTCCGGATGGGCGTGAACGGGGCGAACATCGGCGGCGCGGCCCTCGGCGGCGCGCTCGTCGCCTCCGTCGGCCCCGGCTGGGTCCTCGTCCTGGACGGGGCGGCCTTCGCCGTCGCCGCCGCGCTCCGCGCCTTCCTCGATCTGCGCGGGATGTCCGAACGCACCCCCGGCCGGGGCCTGTTGTCCGATCTGCGCGAGGGCTGGCGGGAGGTCTCGGGGCGGCCCTGGCTGTGGAGCGTGGTCCTCCAGTTCGCGGTGGTCAACGCCGTCATCGCCGCGGCCGAGGCGGTCTACGGGCCGCTGGTCGCCGAGGAGCATCTGGGCGGCGCCCGGCCGTGGGGGCTCGCGCTGGCCGCGCTGGGCGCCGGCACGGTCCTCGGCGCCCTGCTGATGACCCGCTGGAAACCCCGGCGTCTGCTGGTCACGGGGGCACTGTCGGTGTTCGTGCTGGCCCTGCCCTCGGCGGCGCTCGCGATACCCGTCTCCGCCCCGGTGCTGAGCGGGGTGATGTTCGCGACCGGCATCTCGATCGAGATCTTCGGCGTCACCTGGATGATGGCCCTGCACCAGGAGATCCCCGAGGAGAAGCTGTCGCGTGTCTCCTCCTACGACATGTTCGGCTCGCTCGCGATGGTGCCCGTCGCGGTGGCGCTCGCCGGCCCGGTCGCCGGCATGTTCGGGCGGAGCGCGGCGCTGTGGGGGTGCTCGGCGCTGATCGTCCTGCTGACGGCGGCGGTGCTGACGGTGCCGGACGTACGGCGGCTGACCCGCCGGGAGCACGGCGGGCCGGAGCCGGTGGGCGTCCTCGCGGGCCCGGCCGCCGGCCCCGTACCGGCGGTGCCCGCGCCCGCGCCGCGCGTGGGGACGGAGAACCCCGGGAAGAACGGCGGGCGCCGGCCCGGCTGA
- a CDS encoding DUF742 domain-containing protein, which yields MVTDGRAHPTRNTLDLVTLVMAMNDRPLSGLSPEKKRLMELCRGGALSVAEVAGHLELSVSVVKVLLSDLIDSGHITTRAPVPKAQLPQAQLLQEVLDGLRARL from the coding sequence GTGGTGACCGACGGCCGTGCGCACCCGACGCGCAACACGCTGGATTTAGTCACCCTCGTCATGGCGATGAACGACCGGCCGCTGAGCGGACTGAGCCCGGAGAAGAAGCGCCTGATGGAGCTCTGCCGGGGCGGTGCGCTCTCGGTCGCCGAGGTGGCGGGCCATCTGGAGCTGTCGGTCAGCGTCGTCAAGGTGCTGCTCAGCGATCTGATCGACAGCGGCCACATCACCACCCGGGCCCCCGTCCCCAAGGCTCAACTCCCCCAGGCCCAGCTCTTGCAGGAGGTGCTCGATGGGCTCCGCGCTCGCCTCTGA